From Flavobacterium arcticum, the proteins below share one genomic window:
- a CDS encoding PcfJ domain-containing protein, whose amino-acid sequence MEPQITTMNTSSFTAMVDRAYGKEQELQGNRGTLESVITTHFAQMSAKNHLWKRDTFRMLLLHLYNESCFTILRSPDYIAVLANISSFGDKTVKDIQGWEKESFVPEEQLASLIKHCFAKYPTPEFLENVFASDNKIHMYWYVQLGRGDSVLTLSGFPVAFTNKMAHAFRLTPATYTVAQAIRRAQALGYGATAKRADVIAWSALADSFEAEYFWSTVVHFVVKVNEDVTIDKLQVVLEYLEMFRAQQPNMDMKGRTWEALLRQAEEWHTEMAKKRDAEGYEQWKRVAIADFYKEEDEVTYYIIQLINSVQLYEEGYEMSHCVADYTYDCANGSTAIFSLRKYAIGAAEFERMVTIEVSPASREIVEAKGKYNEMPTQTQDKLIMEWAAKEKLKPEYEYYDGFYEPPVNPAPQPAIQLPRQMPRVAIDERYYVPPRYRQEDNDGTEALLLIGKIILYIILSVIFMMLVFRWMLT is encoded by the coding sequence ATGGAACCGCAAATAACAACAATGAATACATCCTCTTTCACCGCTATGGTGGATAGGGCTTATGGCAAAGAGCAAGAATTGCAAGGTAATAGAGGTACGTTAGAAAGTGTTATCACTACACATTTTGCACAAATGAGTGCCAAAAATCACTTATGGAAACGCGATACCTTCCGTATGTTGTTATTGCATCTGTATAACGAAAGCTGTTTTACAATTCTAAGAAGCCCCGATTATATAGCGGTATTGGCAAACATAAGCAGCTTTGGCGATAAAACGGTAAAGGATATACAAGGCTGGGAAAAAGAAAGCTTTGTGCCCGAAGAGCAGTTGGCATCGCTTATAAAACACTGTTTTGCCAAATACCCTACACCAGAGTTTTTGGAGAACGTGTTTGCTTCCGATAATAAAATTCATATGTACTGGTATGTACAGTTGGGTAGGGGCGATAGCGTTTTAACGCTTAGCGGTTTTCCTGTAGCGTTTACGAACAAGATGGCACACGCCTTTAGGCTTACACCAGCCACCTATACTGTAGCACAAGCCATACGCAGGGCACAGGCATTAGGTTATGGCGCAACAGCCAAAAGAGCCGATGTTATAGCATGGTCGGCATTGGCAGACAGCTTCGAGGCTGAGTATTTCTGGTCAACAGTAGTACACTTTGTAGTAAAAGTAAACGAAGATGTAACGATTGATAAATTACAAGTAGTACTTGAATACCTTGAAATGTTTAGAGCCCAACAGCCCAATATGGATATGAAAGGTAGAACGTGGGAAGCATTGCTAAGGCAAGCCGAAGAGTGGCATACTGAAATGGCGAAAAAGCGCGATGCCGAAGGTTATGAACAATGGAAGCGAGTTGCTATAGCCGATTTTTACAAAGAAGAAGATGAGGTAACGTACTATATAATACAGCTTATTAACTCTGTACAATTGTATGAAGAAGGTTATGAAATGAGCCACTGCGTAGCAGATTATACCTATGATTGTGCCAATGGTTCTACCGCTATATTCTCTTTGAGAAAATATGCGATAGGCGCAGCCGAATTCGAAAGGATGGTAACTATAGAAGTTAGCCCCGCTAGTAGGGAAATTGTAGAGGCAAAAGGTAAGTATAACGAAATGCCTACCCAAACTCAGGATAAGCTGATAATGGAGTGGGCTGCAAAAGAAAAACTTAAACCTGAATATGAGTATTATGATGGTTTTTATGAGCCACCAGTAAACCCAGCACCGCAACCTGCAATTCAGCTTCCTAGGCAAATGCCACGTGTGGCTATTGATGAGAGGTATTATGTACCACCAAGGTATCGCCAAGAAGATAATGATGGTACTGAAGCGTTGTTACTTATAGGTAAAATAATACTATACATAATATTGAGCGTGATCTTTATGATGTTAGTCTTTAGATGGATGCTTACATAA
- a CDS encoding RtcB family protein, translating to MAKLKLRGKDLIAIGFPQNKAISIAMESMLAHYKRETKERVLVLLKEVLANPEKFMGDGVFGKTVEALLSDKKKEAQKLNATRAPHTIFGENGIADVAKEQLYTALKLPIAHSGALMPDGHSGYGLPIGGVLATENAVIPYGVGVDIGCRMCLSVYDISPSYLEGSKDKYVNILRNHTKFGGREIHDNLNDHEVLDRDEFNTIPFVKKLKDKAYKQLGSSGGGNHFVEFGVVDVPANDEVFNLPEGRYVGVLSHSGSRGLGANIAKHYTNLAMKQTPLPQEARHLAWLDLNTHDGQEYWLAMNLAGDYASACHHDIHKRIAKALGTRPLTTVENHHNFAWKEVVEGKELIVHRKGATPAQKNVLGIIPGSMTAPGYIVKGKGNDLSLNSASHGAGRAFSRTKAKQSFTKSELKTVLNDHGVTLLGAGLDEAPMAYKNIEQVMAQQTELVDVVGTFMPKIVRMDKE from the coding sequence ATGGCAAAATTAAAATTAAGAGGTAAAGACCTCATAGCAATAGGATTCCCGCAAAACAAAGCAATAAGCATCGCTATGGAAAGCATGCTTGCACACTATAAAAGGGAAACTAAAGAACGGGTGTTAGTACTATTAAAAGAAGTACTTGCTAATCCCGAAAAATTTATGGGCGATGGCGTGTTTGGTAAAACAGTCGAAGCATTATTAAGCGATAAAAAGAAAGAAGCACAAAAGCTGAATGCAACACGTGCACCCCATACCATTTTTGGAGAAAATGGTATTGCCGATGTGGCAAAAGAGCAATTATATACTGCTCTAAAATTACCCATTGCACATAGTGGTGCATTAATGCCCGACGGACATTCGGGCTACGGGCTACCCATAGGCGGTGTGCTTGCTACAGAAAATGCTGTAATACCCTATGGTGTAGGGGTAGATATAGGGTGCAGAATGTGCTTGAGTGTTTATGATATTAGCCCGTCTTACCTAGAAGGGAGTAAAGACAAGTATGTAAATATCTTAAGGAACCATACCAAATTTGGTGGTAGAGAAATACATGACAACCTTAACGACCATGAGGTATTAGACCGTGACGAGTTTAACACAATTCCGTTTGTAAAAAAGTTAAAAGATAAAGCTTACAAACAATTAGGTAGCTCGGGTGGCGGTAATCACTTTGTAGAGTTTGGTGTTGTAGATGTACCAGCAAACGATGAGGTTTTTAACCTACCCGAAGGACGTTACGTAGGAGTGCTTTCTCATAGTGGTTCGCGCGGATTGGGAGCTAATATAGCAAAGCACTATACCAACCTAGCCATGAAGCAAACACCATTACCACAAGAGGCACGCCATTTAGCATGGTTAGACCTCAACACACACGACGGGCAAGAGTACTGGTTAGCAATGAATCTTGCGGGCGATTATGCTTCGGCATGCCATCATGATATTCATAAAAGAATAGCCAAAGCACTAGGTACACGACCACTCACTACAGTAGAGAACCATCATAATTTTGCGTGGAAAGAAGTTGTAGAAGGTAAAGAGCTAATAGTACACCGTAAAGGAGCAACACCAGCACAAAAAAATGTGTTAGGTATTATACCTGGTAGCATGACGGCACCAGGCTATATCGTGAAAGGTAAAGGTAATGACTTGTCGTTAAACTCAGCATCGCATGGTGCAGGGAGGGCATTTTCGCGAACAAAAGCCAAACAATCGTTTACTAAAAGTGAGCTTAAAACAGTGCTTAACGATCATGGTGTAACGCTTTTAGGAGCAGGGTTAGACGAAGCTCCTATGGCATATAAAAACATCGAACAGGTAATGGCACAACAAACAGAGCTAGTAGACGTGGTAGGTACTTTTATGCCTAAAATTGTTAGGATGGATAAAGAGTAA
- a CDS encoding metallophosphoesterase family protein, which produces MSRTLVIGDIHGAYIALQQILERATVTTSDTLIFLGDYVDGWSQSAEVIDFLMEIKQQYNSIFMRGNHDDLLLDWMKTGEYNEQWFNHGGKLTTEKYSSVIGDRREAHVAFLENLQDYHHDNDNKLFLHAGFTNQNGIKGEYFTRMFYWDRTLWETALALDESLEKNHPQYPKRFTHYSEIFIGHTPVTRIGETKPVNKASIWNVDTGAAFKGPLTVIDADTKEYWQSDPVYKLYPNEDGRN; this is translated from the coding sequence ATGAGCAGAACACTCGTTATTGGCGATATACACGGAGCCTATATAGCACTACAACAAATACTAGAACGCGCTACTGTAACCACCAGCGATACTCTTATTTTTCTGGGTGATTATGTAGATGGTTGGAGCCAATCGGCTGAGGTAATTGATTTCCTGATGGAAATAAAACAACAGTATAATAGTATTTTTATGCGAGGTAATCATGACGACTTGCTACTGGACTGGATGAAAACAGGCGAATATAATGAGCAATGGTTTAACCACGGCGGAAAACTAACTACTGAGAAATATAGCTCGGTAATAGGTGATCGAAGAGAGGCTCACGTAGCTTTTTTAGAAAACTTGCAAGATTATCATCATGATAATGATAATAAGCTTTTTTTACATGCAGGTTTTACCAACCAAAACGGTATTAAAGGTGAATATTTCACTCGTATGTTTTACTGGGATAGAACCTTGTGGGAAACAGCGCTCGCACTGGATGAAAGCCTTGAAAAAAATCATCCGCAATACCCAAAACGTTTTACGCACTATAGTGAAATTTTTATAGGGCATACGCCTGTAACTCGCATAGGCGAAACTAAGCCTGTAAATAAAGCAAGTATTTGGAATGTAGATACCGGTGCCGCTTTTAAAGGACCTTTAACTGTTATAGATGCCGATACTAAAGAATATTGGCAAAGCGACCCTGTTTATAAATTATACCCTAACGAAGACGGGAGGAATTAA
- a CDS encoding T9SS-dependent choice-of-anchor J family protein, which translates to MKTKLLYLTLLLLSFTINAQPPVEGFEDAGIFPPPGWMVLDNSIGPAVQWNQASGGPTQIPYQGSYAAYLSRENVGVGIPEDWLVTPQMMASEKIRFFSRLTLGGDQGSIYRVMITTGDPTDLGGYTVLQEWTELEINPDQTTYTEKVVDVPSEYLGQQVRFAFVMIADNGDRWLIDNVSFEVDCAPPTNIAVDFEGSIATASWEAEEGVDEWEVYIMPGYQTFVGDEEGIVVSGEPSYTFIGLVEDELYKVYVRAICSDDSIGWWMGPTYTETIFNDNTITGTIMYDSDGDNNCDEANYIPSIPILVNINGDFIFYTYTNAEGEYTLYNIPEGQNSITLQPLLPQGFDDVPVVSEILTFEGTDIEHVLDVCVPQYDEAINDIRVTFLPTNGAQPGFYPRYSLKVRNMGILLAENVTVTLDFDEERVEVNEVDNPYTVTDENTILISLGDIPPFGSNISEVKFYAFEPPVNEVGDQLPYTAYASMNATDDDMTNNYYTLNQTLVNSYDPNSVVVAEGDLIPLEDEIKDVHYTINFQNLGTAPAVNIKIENDLDANFDSDTFEMIASSHNFTVARTGEHLEFQFPNINLPSSLADEPNSHGYVIYKVKPITTIQEGDIVNNTADIYFDFNSAIITNTATSEFYDVLMNTDNHRANNILIYPNPATDKIYIQTESIIQKVLIYDINGRLCLTSETTTIDVKSLNSGLYFTEIITSVGKNVYKLIKQ; encoded by the coding sequence ATGAAAACAAAATTACTTTATTTAACATTATTGTTATTATCATTTACAATAAATGCTCAGCCTCCTGTTGAGGGTTTTGAAGATGCAGGTATATTTCCCCCTCCAGGATGGATGGTGCTAGATAATAGCATTGGTCCTGCAGTACAGTGGAATCAAGCTTCAGGAGGACCTACTCAAATTCCCTATCAAGGAAGTTATGCAGCTTATCTAAGTAGAGAAAACGTGGGTGTAGGTATACCAGAAGATTGGTTAGTAACACCACAAATGATGGCATCAGAGAAAATTCGTTTTTTTTCAAGATTAACGCTAGGAGGCGATCAAGGTTCTATTTATAGAGTAATGATTACTACTGGAGACCCTACTGATTTAGGGGGGTATACTGTATTACAAGAATGGACAGAGTTAGAAATTAACCCTGACCAAACCACATACACCGAGAAAGTGGTTGATGTACCAAGCGAATATTTAGGGCAACAGGTACGCTTCGCATTTGTAATGATAGCAGATAATGGTGATAGATGGCTAATAGACAATGTTAGCTTTGAGGTTGATTGTGCACCTCCTACTAACATTGCAGTTGATTTTGAAGGCTCTATAGCAACAGCAAGTTGGGAAGCAGAAGAAGGAGTTGATGAATGGGAGGTTTATATTATGCCAGGATATCAAACTTTTGTGGGCGATGAAGAAGGTATCGTTGTTTCGGGAGAACCTTCTTATACGTTTATTGGTCTTGTAGAAGACGAATTATATAAGGTATATGTGCGTGCTATTTGCTCAGATGATAGTATTGGTTGGTGGATGGGACCTACTTATACCGAAACGATATTTAATGATAATACAATAACAGGTACAATAATGTATGATAGTGATGGTGATAATAACTGTGATGAAGCTAATTATATCCCTTCAATTCCGATTCTTGTAAACATTAATGGCGATTTTATATTTTATACCTATACTAATGCAGAAGGCGAATATACACTATACAATATTCCCGAAGGTCAAAATAGTATAACATTACAGCCTTTATTACCACAAGGTTTTGATGATGTTCCTGTTGTGAGTGAAATATTAACTTTTGAAGGGACTGATATAGAACATGTGCTAGATGTTTGTGTACCTCAGTATGATGAAGCTATAAATGATATAAGAGTAACTTTTTTACCAACTAATGGTGCACAACCAGGTTTTTACCCGAGGTATTCTTTAAAGGTGAGAAACATGGGTATACTACTTGCTGAAAACGTAACAGTAACACTCGATTTTGATGAAGAAAGAGTAGAAGTAAATGAAGTAGATAATCCATACACCGTTACAGATGAAAATACAATATTAATTAGTCTTGGAGATATACCTCCTTTTGGGAGTAATATTAGTGAAGTTAAGTTTTATGCATTCGAACCACCTGTAAATGAGGTAGGGGACCAGTTACCTTATACAGCTTATGCTAGTATGAATGCTACAGATGATGATATGACAAATAATTATTATACACTTAATCAAACACTTGTAAACTCTTATGACCCTAATAGTGTGGTAGTTGCCGAAGGTGATTTAATACCATTAGAAGATGAAATTAAGGATGTACATTACACCATAAACTTTCAGAATTTAGGGACTGCACCTGCGGTAAATATAAAAATAGAAAATGATCTTGATGCTAATTTTGATAGTGATACATTCGAAATGATTGCTTCGAGCCACAATTTTACTGTAGCACGCACGGGCGAACACTTAGAATTTCAATTTCCTAATATCAACTTGCCTAGTAGTCTAGCTGATGAGCCTAATAGTCATGGTTATGTAATTTATAAAGTTAAACCAATAACAACCATTCAAGAAGGAGATATTGTAAACAATACCGCCGATATTTATTTTGATTTTAATAGTGCAATTATTACTAATACAGCTACTTCAGAGTTTTACGATGTACTAATGAATACTGATAATCATCGAGCAAACAATATACTTATATACCCTAACCCTGCAACAGATAAAATTTATATTCAAACAGAAAGCATTATACAAAAAGTATTGATATATGATATTAACGGACGTTTGTGCCTGACATCAGAAACAACAACTATAGATGTTAAAAGTCTAAATTCAGGTCTATATTTTACCGAAATAATAACGAGTGTAGGTAAAAACGTTTATAAGCTAATAAAGCAGTAA
- a CDS encoding ATP-binding protein: MINKRLLIKNLLAHNDESSFYDKKRQLNLHTKEGKGKFVKHICALSNSNPSNNSYIVVGVEDKDNEIRGTDFYDDSRIQNLVNAYLNNPPKIQYENVPFPNLPKHKVVGLVTIRPNNKISSFKKFIHNIPHGAVFMRRGSNSVPVDRDEEMNYENTATVIDIENNSRNSIAYTLEGVIDFINNRHKDMASGYKVFKELFVVCWAGNKKVVRGKTYYSRVDIELINEQVKLFYSTLDEVQIEYNDSTFSITEYVSLGLNDKTSYYPLEKVSINFQENGYYKMDSTLLFDPPQYNRKMMHHIYNANLALINKLNKGTSLSEREEKDLRNMPHTLMICYLNGFDDAHERLIAAKHLLKAHPDKSAYVSFKEAMRVLRKMKYNKTD, encoded by the coding sequence ATGATAAACAAACGCTTGCTCATAAAAAACTTACTGGCTCACAATGATGAGAGCAGCTTTTATGACAAAAAGCGTCAGTTGAATTTGCATACTAAAGAGGGTAAGGGAAAGTTTGTAAAACACATTTGTGCACTCTCTAACTCTAACCCTTCTAACAACTCTTATATCGTGGTGGGGGTTGAAGATAAGGATAACGAGATCCGCGGAACTGATTTTTATGATGATAGTCGCATACAAAATTTGGTGAATGCCTACTTAAATAATCCACCCAAAATACAGTATGAAAACGTACCCTTCCCTAACCTACCTAAACACAAGGTAGTAGGACTGGTAACTATTCGCCCTAACAATAAAATATCTTCTTTCAAGAAGTTTATACACAACATTCCTCATGGTGCTGTTTTTATGCGCAGGGGGAGCAACTCTGTACCTGTAGACAGGGATGAGGAAATGAATTATGAAAACACGGCTACAGTTATTGATATCGAGAATAACTCGCGCAATAGTATAGCTTATACACTAGAAGGCGTTATCGATTTTATTAACAACCGCCATAAGGATATGGCATCAGGCTACAAGGTATTTAAAGAATTGTTTGTAGTGTGCTGGGCAGGAAACAAAAAAGTAGTACGAGGAAAAACCTACTATTCGCGTGTAGACATAGAGCTTATTAATGAGCAAGTAAAGCTATTTTATTCTACACTAGATGAGGTACAAATTGAGTATAACGACAGTACATTTTCTATTACCGAGTATGTTTCGCTGGGACTGAATGACAAAACAAGCTATTATCCTTTAGAGAAAGTGAGCATTAATTTTCAGGAGAACGGTTATTATAAAATGGATTCTACACTGCTGTTTGACCCACCACAGTATAACCGCAAAATGATGCATCATATTTATAATGCGAACTTAGCATTAATAAATAAGCTAAATAAAGGCACTTCGCTATCAGAACGAGAAGAGAAAGACCTGCGCAATATGCCACATACGCTCATGATATGCTACCTCAACGGTTTTGATGATGCGCACGAAAGGCTTATTGCTGCCAAACATTTACTAAAAGCTCATCCTGATAAAAGTGCCTATGTTTCTTTTAAAGAGGCAATGCGTGTATTGCGTAAAATGAAGTATAATAAAACAGATTAA
- a CDS encoding SDR family NAD(P)-dependent oxidoreductase, which yields MKTALITGATSGIGRATARYFAKNNIRLILCGRRDDRLTALQGELSSLTAVHTLLFDVRDKKAVDNAIASIPKEFKNIDILVNNAGNAHGLDPIQNGDTDDWDAMIDINVKGLLYVSKAIIPNMIERKSGHIINIGSIAGKEVYPNGNVYCASKHAVDAINQGMRMDLNQYGIRVGAINPGLVATEFSEVRFKGDTERADTVYKGYEPLQPEDIADVITFVVTRPYHVNIADLMILPTAQASATMVKKDN from the coding sequence ATGAAAACAGCATTAATAACAGGAGCAACGAGTGGTATTGGTAGAGCAACGGCTCGTTATTTTGCAAAAAATAATATCCGATTAATATTGTGTGGTCGTCGTGATGATAGGCTTACAGCACTGCAAGGGGAGTTAAGCAGTTTAACCGCTGTACACACTCTTCTTTTTGATGTAAGAGACAAAAAAGCAGTTGATAATGCTATAGCTTCTATTCCTAAAGAATTTAAAAATATAGATATACTAGTAAACAATGCGGGTAACGCGCATGGGCTAGACCCAATACAAAACGGCGATACTGACGACTGGGATGCTATGATAGACATCAACGTAAAAGGATTGCTCTATGTGTCGAAAGCTATTATACCTAATATGATAGAACGCAAAAGCGGACACATTATTAATATAGGCTCTATAGCAGGAAAAGAGGTGTACCCAAATGGTAATGTATATTGTGCAAGCAAGCACGCCGTAGATGCCATTAATCAAGGGATGCGTATGGACTTGAACCAATATGGTATTCGTGTTGGGGCTATCAACCCAGGCTTGGTTGCCACCGAGTTTAGCGAAGTACGTTTTAAAGGAGATACCGAACGTGCCGATACCGTATATAAAGGCTATGAACCTTTACAACCCGAAGATATTGCCGATGTGATAACCTTTGTTGTAACACGCCCTTATCATGTAAATATAGCCGACCTGATGATACTGCCCACAGCACAAGCAAGTGCTACTATGGTAAAGAAAGACAATTAA
- a CDS encoding aldo/keto reductase, producing the protein MDITLSPIIAGAMNWGVWSKKMSTTEMTALMFSCLEYGITTFDHADIYGGYTTEAEFGKAFAESGINRDQIQLISKCGIQHVTGNRDNKVKHYDYSKEYIIKSVEGSLKNLQTDYLDLLLLHRPSPLMHPDEIAEAIEKLKADGKINSFGVSNFTNSQTDLISSRTEVSYNQIEFSATHFEPMLDGSLDYMMVNNIKPLAWSPLGHIFKEETKQTQRLRELLMALVVKYEVTVDVLLLAWIMQHPSGIVPVTGSTNPSRLKNQMKATRLTLELEDWFAIWTESMGDKVP; encoded by the coding sequence ATGGATATTACATTATCGCCTATTATTGCCGGCGCTATGAACTGGGGTGTTTGGAGTAAGAAAATGAGTACTACCGAGATGACCGCCCTTATGTTCTCTTGTCTAGAATATGGCATTACTACCTTTGACCATGCCGATATTTATGGTGGTTATACTACCGAAGCCGAGTTTGGTAAAGCTTTTGCCGAAAGTGGTATTAACCGCGACCAAATACAACTGATATCTAAGTGCGGTATACAACACGTTACAGGTAACCGCGACAACAAGGTAAAGCATTATGATTACTCGAAAGAGTATATTATAAAATCGGTAGAGGGGTCACTAAAAAACCTGCAAACAGATTATCTTGATTTGCTTCTACTGCACCGACCAAGCCCGTTGATGCATCCCGATGAAATTGCAGAAGCTATAGAAAAACTGAAAGCTGATGGTAAGATAAATAGTTTCGGGGTATCGAACTTTACTAATAGCCAGACTGACCTCATCAGTAGCCGTACTGAGGTATCGTATAACCAAATAGAATTTTCGGCTACTCACTTTGAGCCAATGCTCGATGGTTCGCTAGATTATATGATGGTTAACAACATTAAACCACTTGCGTGGAGCCCTCTAGGGCATATTTTTAAAGAGGAAACTAAGCAAACGCAACGCTTAAGGGAGTTGCTTATGGCACTTGTGGTAAAATATGAAGTAACTGTAGATGTACTACTACTCGCTTGGATAATGCAACATCCTTCGGGCATAGTACCCGTTACAGGATCGACCAACCCAAGCCGATTGAAAAACCAAATGAAGGCTACACGACTAACTCTAGAACTCGAAGACTGGTTTGCTATATGGACAGAGAGTATGGGGGATAAAGTGCCTTAA
- a CDS encoding AAA family ATPase, whose product MEENTAALDIRAINEKIERESAFIDLLVMEMNKVIVGQKYMIERLLIGLLGQGHILLEGVPGLAKTLAINTLSQAVHGSFSRIQFTPDLLPADVVGTMIYNMKQNEFTIKKGPIFANFVLADEINRAPAKVQSALLEAMQEKQVTIGEETFKLQKPFLVMATMNPVEQEGTYPLPEAQVDRFMLKAVIDYPKIEDERLVMRSNLKGAFDKVNPVVSIDQILRAQEAVREVYMDEKIEKYILDLIFATRYPEKYKLESLKPLISFGASPRGSINLAIAAKCYAFIKRRGYVIPEDVRAVVHDVLRHRIGITYEAEAENITSIDIINKIVNEVEVP is encoded by the coding sequence ATGGAAGAAAATACTGCTGCTTTAGACATTAGGGCAATTAATGAAAAAATAGAGCGGGAGAGTGCTTTTATAGACCTCCTTGTTATGGAAATGAACAAGGTAATTGTAGGTCAAAAGTACATGATAGAACGCCTGCTTATAGGTTTACTTGGGCAAGGACATATACTACTAGAAGGTGTGCCAGGACTGGCAAAAACCCTTGCTATTAACACGCTTTCGCAAGCCGTACACGGTAGTTTCAGCCGTATTCAATTTACACCCGATTTGCTTCCTGCCGATGTAGTAGGAACAATGATATATAACATGAAGCAAAATGAGTTCACCATAAAAAAGGGACCCATATTTGCCAACTTCGTGCTTGCCGATGAGATAAACCGTGCCCCTGCAAAAGTGCAGAGCGCCCTGTTAGAGGCAATGCAAGAAAAGCAGGTAACCATAGGCGAAGAAACCTTTAAGCTCCAAAAACCTTTCTTGGTAATGGCAACCATGAACCCTGTAGAGCAGGAGGGAACCTACCCACTGCCAGAAGCACAGGTTGACCGTTTTATGCTAAAAGCTGTTATTGATTATCCAAAAATCGAAGACGAACGCCTTGTAATGCGTAGTAACCTAAAAGGAGCTTTCGATAAAGTAAATCCAGTAGTGTCTATAGATCAGATACTAAGAGCACAAGAAGCAGTGCGCGAGGTATATATGGATGAGAAAATCGAAAAATATATCCTCGACCTCATCTTTGCAACCCGTTATCCAGAAAAATATAAGCTAGAAAGCCTAAAACCGCTTATAAGTTTTGGGGCATCACCACGTGGTAGTATTAATCTTGCCATTGCAGCAAAATGTTATGCATTTATCAAGCGTAGAGGCTATGTAATACCAGAAGATGTAAGAGCCGTAGTACACGATGTATTGCGCCACAGAATAGGTATTACCTATGAAGCTGAAGCCGAAAACATAACATCTATAGATATCATAAACAAAATAGTGAACGAGGTAGAAGTGCCTTAA
- a CDS encoding DUF58 domain-containing protein yields MDTKEILKKVRKIEIKTRRLSDHIFSGEYHTSFKGRGMTFSEVRQYQFGDDVRAIDWNVTARYNEPHIKVFEEERELTMMLMVDVSGSESFGTQNSFKEDIVTEIAATMAFSATQNNDKIGLILFSDQIELYIPPKKGKSHVLRIIRELIEFTPKSKKTDVAQALKFLSSVQKKKAIVFLISDFIAGDYEHTLKITAKRHDITGVRVYDSREEEMPNLGVVNMADAETGETILVNTGSKAVRMQYAKYYREKVQYFKETFSRCGAGTVSTRVDESYVTKLLGYFKAR; encoded by the coding sequence ATGGATACAAAAGAGATACTAAAAAAAGTTCGTAAAATAGAGATTAAAACCCGAAGGCTGAGCGATCACATCTTCTCGGGCGAATACCACACATCCTTTAAGGGGCGTGGTATGACCTTTAGCGAGGTACGCCAGTACCAGTTTGGCGACGACGTTCGGGCTATCGACTGGAATGTTACGGCACGTTATAACGAACCTCATATAAAAGTTTTTGAAGAAGAGCGCGAGCTTACTATGATGCTCATGGTAGATGTGAGTGGCTCTGAGAGTTTTGGTACACAAAACAGCTTTAAAGAAGATATCGTTACCGAGATAGCTGCCACAATGGCTTTTTCGGCAACGCAAAATAATGATAAAATAGGGCTGATACTTTTCTCTGACCAAATAGAGCTGTACATACCACCAAAAAAAGGAAAATCGCACGTGTTGCGCATCATTCGCGAGCTTATAGAGTTTACGCCTAAAAGCAAAAAAACGGATGTAGCACAAGCATTGAAATTTCTTTCGAGTGTGCAAAAAAAGAAAGCTATTGTTTTCTTGATTTCCGATTTTATAGCAGGAGATTATGAACATACACTAAAAATAACAGCCAAGCGTCATGACATTACAGGCGTGCGTGTATATGATAGTCGTGAAGAAGAAATGCCAAATTTGGGCGTTGTAAATATGGCAGATGCCGAAACAGGCGAAACTATACTTGTAAATACAGGCTCAAAGGCGGTGCGAATGCAGTATGCAAAATACTACCGCGAAAAAGTACAGTATTTTAAAGAAACCTTTAGCCGTTGTGGTGCAGGTACAGTAAGCACGCGGGTAGATGAGTCGTATGTAACCAAGTTGCTAGGCTATTTTAAAGCAAGATAA